In Helicoverpa armigera isolate CAAS_96S chromosome 22, ASM3070526v1, whole genome shotgun sequence, the genomic stretch aatattttaaattattgttctttATATACATAAGACCGAGGCCGGCTCGCCCCGCCGCCCGTAAGGCAATGTGTGCTCGCTAATACATATTcacaataatacatatatatatactttatatatttacacAACGTAAGGTGGGGCACAGCGCCACACGCACCACCTGCACATTGTTATTATGATTTAGTAAAGCGTGTTACAATCcttttaaaatctaaaaatgaTCTAAAATAAGCATAATAATAAACGTTTCGTTACAAAACccttttaaacatttaataaactCAATACTAGGCCAATAAACAAATACCGTCAGTCCGCTCTTCAAAGATTTCAACTTACATTAATATATGCAAAAATGGTTCCTAAAGTAAAACCTAATGATATGAATATTAGAATTTTGTCTATCTAATGTCGTAAACAATAACATCCTCTGTGAACAGTGAGGGTGGCGAGGGGCGGGCGGCTCGGCTCTCTGACTACTTCATCTAATTAATGCCTTTTGTCAAACTTCTTAAGCGTACACTTTGAGGGTCAACATTCCTTGGTTTCACTACAAAGTTTACCTTAGCATTTGACGTGGTCGCGGTAATCCGTCATTACATTTTTCAATCTTGTTTCGTTAGAGCATCAAGATGAAAAATCAGCTAGAACCACTGTGGAAACTtatgataaactacatatttatacaagATTGGATCAGAATActagattttaaaatgtaatcatGCCCTCTACTGGACACTGTTCCGTTGTAGTACGTGTGCTGCGGTTTAACGTTGGACGGTCTAACAATATTCTAGAGACGATCATAACATTTGCTTATGTCTAAGAGATCGAATATTCAGACGcgaataaattaagttttacattattttgttagtttaaatATTCTGAATGCAAGTGCAGACACTTATTGTATTCCCAGTTATACAACTAATGTTTCGTTAAAGTTATCTAGCGCCGTGACGGCTGGCAAGCCAACGGAACAGTGTCGTACCGTGAGTAAATCTCTAATAGAAAAAAAGCGTTTCATTCTCACATCGATGCatcattcatttaaataacCTCAGACATATGCAGACAGACTTGCGTATAACTTCTttgttattacataattatatatctCCACTTTGTTTATGTTACACCATACTTctgatattttgataaatagttTAGACTGAGttaggcatatttttttatttgtggctGAAACACCAATGGTTATATTGTAATAATACATGCAAAATGAAATACATTATGTACGTAAAATGACGTGTTTCAGTGAACATTTGTCGAAACACCAGAAACATGATGttacataaacaataatgtCGAGATTAGTTTTTGTATATAATTACAACGAGCAATAGTAACCTTATTTTGATACAAATACAACTACTATTGCATACTGCAATGTTTCTGTTTATTCTTCAACTCGACTGGAGCTAagagataattatttaattatggagtgcaataaacttaatagtgtaataaaataggAAATGCCCTCCCGAACCATTTGACAAATGGCCGTTCTTTTCACTTTGGAAgacgtaacaaaaaaatattaaaaaattaggCTAATGCATTCGTGTCCAACAGTATATGAAATAATCTCATGTTGCCAATTAACATGAATTTACATACCGCGGGAGGGCAGACAGTCTCAGTAATAAGAATGGGACGTGGAGTTCTAATGCTGGTGCCAAAACATCGTACCGTGCCCGATACTCGAATAAATACTTCTGCGGACCACAATATACCACACGATTCAATTAATCAACACATATAATTTCCGTAACAAGTCTAATGAGGTAGCCCGTGAACATCGCTAACGATAATAACAACAATCGATCGTATATAACCGCTCCGAATACTAGAGAGCGCGACGAGTGTATGACACTTCTAAAATTCGTGATGAATAATTTACAATAGTTGGAGAGCGTCATACCGCCCTGCGGACATCGGGGAGCTACGAGCAGTGCGGCGTCTGTGCGGAGGCCTATCACAGCGACAGACAAGCGACGCGTCGCAGCACAAGCGCGGGTTTGGCAACAGCATTAGCGCGGCGCCTACAGCGAGCCGGCCGCGAAGCTCGCCGACGAGTTGCTGTGCGCCAGCGACAGCATGGAGCCCGACAGCGACTGCTCCTCCTCGCCGTAGCCCTCCCGCGAGCCCTCCGCGATCGCCATCGCGCTGCGACAAACATCAatgcattataattattagtcGTCATACACAAATGTGTGTTTTAGAGGAAAATATAAAGAAGGTGCGTGGTGTACCTGAAGCCGAGCCTGGCGCTCTCGCTGTCGAAGTGGTCGAGGTCGCGCTCGTGTCGCTCGTGCAGCAGCCGCGTGCGCTCCGCGCGCTCCGCCACGAACTGCGCGCACTCAGACTCCATCTGCCAGGGGGGAAACCAGTTTACAACCACAGTCATATAAACTTGCTTCAATTGCTTAGACTCCAAAACATGAGCacccttttaaaaaatattttgctattatttaaatttatttatgcaaaaaaaaaaatagagagtTTACATATGACTACCAGCTTTACCCAGTATTCGGTTCTCCTACACCCAACCTTTGGAGTGATTAGCTATCTTCAGATCACAAAGTCTATATTTCATCCAGGCACAGGAAGAAGTTCTTccgggacgagggtgaaaccgtgAGAATCAGCTAGTCTATTTACTGGAATAAAAAAAGTCTGATGGATGTAAGCTTCGAGTTACCTTCTGCTCGAGCAGCGCCCTCCGGACGGCGACTCGCTCCTCGAGCTCGCGACGCTCGCGGTTGCGCTGCGCCTCGGCCTGCATCTTGCTCTTGCTCTGGTACGCCGTCAGCATGTCCAGCTCGTGCTCCAGCTGCATCTTCAGCTGCTGGCACTCCATCTGGCATACCAATACTCGTTATTACAGCATCACGTGTGAAATTACAACACAACAAATCCAAACAAATTTGTATCTCCAAAAAACGTCCAAATCTGATACGTCAACTTTGGAATTCTTGTACACTATCATTATGTAAGCGGAACGGAATTACCCTCCTGGTAACTAGAATTTGAAATCGCACTGCGACTTTACATACAGATAAATCACTGATCGAAATGAGactaaactttaaaaataataaatgtagctTGACTGTGGGGTACTCACCATCTGGCTCTCGTCTAACCTCACGGTCTGCTTCTGCAGCATCTCGGTGATGCTCTGGTCGTACTGCTCGCCGAGCAGCACCAGCTTGCGACGCTTCTCGTCCTTCAGCGTCTTTATCACTTCCTTCTGATGCTCCTGGAAtgtcacaaataaaattgttagacAATCGTGATTGAAGGAAGGCAAGGATGAGGATGGCAGACACTAGCGCCTTTTTGCCTTTTGAATTACCATACTAAATGAAGTCTTTCAATAGAAGTTGAATAGAGATATAACATGTTACCTTAGCCGTCATCTGCAGTATCTGAGCTTTGAGCGCCTTGTACTGACGCGTCTGTATTTTGCACGTCTCGCGGAACTGTTTACGAATCTGCATCTCCTTTTGCTgtaatcatatttattatagtttcagtgttttgtgacattttttgtttgtagccaaaaggctccgaagctaatgaatcgatttgaaataggtacgggaagtagttccacTAGGAGGCGGATGAATCCGATGAAAACAGCCagtataattattatacatcGCGAAACCTTCAAGTCATACAAGTAAGTCAACCTATAAGCTTCGTCTTTTGGGCCCATTTCTGACCACATAAACGTCAGTTACTGGCGCTACTTTATACGTTCAATTTTCTAAAGTAAACTTCTAAGTATAGCAGTGTGTATGGTGGTTGCGTTACCTTGAGGCTCTTGGGCTGCTGCTTGAGCTGCAGCGCGTGCTTCTTGCGCAGCTCGTGCTCGGCGCGCTGCATGTACTCGCGCTGGTTGGCCAGCTCCGTGCCGTGCTGGTTCGACAGCTGCTCCTCTCTACAAAACAAGTCATGTCTTACTCTACTAGCGTACACATTACATTTACACGACAAAAAATATCTGCAGCTGTATAATGCAGCTGAGTagtagtgttttacatggagcaattCGATACCCCTTTGGTACTACTGATTGTCAGTTTTTCTAGCATACCCATAAGAACTTCCAAAGATTCATCTCCTATAATATTTGAATTcctcatgacaagatggtctcTCACGCACGGGATCCACCGCGCCAAGCATTGCTTTatcttatgatcgatcgattcACAAGTTTACTTCACTAATCACGATCTCTTCGGCATACAAAACAGtccgatataaaataaatatgtattactgtaATAATGAGTATGTTACCTAAGCGCATGCACGCCCTTCTGCTGTCGGTACTCGAGCTCCTGCGTCTTCTCGTGGTGCCGCAGCAACATCGCATGGGCCTGCTCCAACTGGTTCTGACGCTTGTTCAGCTCCTACCACGACACAACACATCGGATTAATATAACGAGACATAGATAGTTTGGTGGTGAAATAGCAACAGTAATGTCAATAACAAGAATCATTCAACCTTTATACTAAGAGCTGATCTTACAGGCATAGCTTCTGCGATGCACTTGTAATCAAGGATCTGATGATTGACGTCACTCTTATGCAGAGACAGACATGACCTTCATATATGATAACTTGATAACTGATTCAGTGGTTTCAATGTAGATATACAACAAGTTTCTCATTTGGCACACAGGTAAAAATTTGATGTGAGATATAGGTATTCCATACTATCCAGAAGGacacatggtgggttttagtcactAAGAGGCAGATGCTGCCTTACGCTGCCCGCAACGGGATTTGaacatttgataaaaaaataatataggtgtACACACCTCCCTGAGCAGTTCCTGCTCCTTGTGGTGCAGCGCGAGCATGCGGCGGCGGCGGAAGCGGCGCAGCTCCAGCTCCAGGTACTCGCGCTGCGACCGCACCAGTCGCATCTCCTCCGCCGCTTCCGCTTGCTTCAGGTTGTCCTTCTGAGATCTGCgatacaaacacacacattaaACTTAACTATCGTAGACACAGGCAAATGGTCATTTTATTCAGGCTGGGAGAAATGGTTCAAATTTAGATCGAGATTAGCACCCAATACACAAATGTTTTAGGTTCAATTAATGCAGATAAAGATCTCCTATAATGTATTAGATATCAACATTTTAGAATCACATATACTTCGCAAATTATTAGTATAAAGCATGGAAGAATTAAAATAGCAAACTGAAATTGTATAATAActtatgttttttatatatttttcgtttGTAATGCTGTTggtgtgtcaataaataaagaacacAGGTGAATTATTGtgaaagtttcataaaactCGTAAAAGCGATTTCTATCAGACCTGGGAAATCGAAACGGAGACCCTGTGCACAGTCTCTTAATCTAACCTAACGAGCTATCGAACTATTTATTGAATGgctaataaaaagtttaaagtcAATGTACGTACTGTAATGTGGCATCCCGCTGCCTCTTGGGCGTAGCGTCGTCCATGCTGAGCTCCTTTTTCCACCGCTCCTTGTTGGCCTTGTACTCGCGCTTGCGCTGCGTCTCGAAGGCCTTGCGGTCCTGCTCCTGCCGCGCCGTGATGTCCTTGATTAACTTCTTCTCCGCCGCCGCGTTCTGCTTCTGCTTGCGTTCTAGCTCTTGCGCGTGTTTTGTCTAGAAACAGTTTAGAATACTTTTAAATTCAGAATAGCCCAGGAGATGGAACGAACTTGATTCTGATAAAACGGACTGACCTCAGATGGTAATAGATACATAGAGACAAATGGAATGAGGGAAGGGAGGCTTTTGCCCTGCGTTTGGGACAACAGAAGctcatacatttataataatatggtgATTGACTGACTACCTGAGAAAAAATACCGCTAGATGTATAGAAGgtcaattctgggttaagctcgtcgttgtacataaactttctttattctttgtatatttattgttaattgtgcaataaagaataataattaatgtgtaGTCCTGTTTTGACAGACTTGATTTACTGACTGTAGGCTGAGGAGACGAAGCCTAGCATTTGGCTTGCTAGCAAGACTATCATCCCTGAAAGCTCATTTGAAATATTGTCGTGATAATTGTGGTAATAATTAGAAGGTGGTGCGTACCTGCAGCCGCTCGAGGTCGCGGGACAGCTGCTGCAGCAGCGCCTCGTACTCGCGGTCGAGCTGCGCCTTGTGCGCGTCCACGTCGGCCTTGCAGCGCTCCTCCAGCTTCAGCAGCGCCGCCTGGTGCTCGCGCCGCATGCGCTTGTAGCCCGACATCTGCTCGTGCATCTCCTGCCACACAACATCCTGCTTATCGGCTCCACACACATACTTATACTAACATATCTTACGACTTTTAAGGACAAGTTGCTTCTCGAGCGAGGAGACTCAAGAGGCGATCCTATACAAACTCGGTTTTTGTCGATATTCAAGTGTCTTAGTAAGTTTGCTGGACACTACAAAGGCGGTTGTTTAGCCACTTTTGCTTGAGAACCTAGCTCATAGATTTTATTATCCCCGTAAAGCGGATATATCTCACACAGTACGAACTTGGCGAATAATATGACAATATAGAGTAGTTAACTACCTGGTTGTGTTCCTTCTGCTGCTTGGTGACGATGCTGGTGGTTCGTATTGTGGCGAAGTTGTTGGCGCCGTGCTCGGAGACCAGCGACATCGCCGCCGACACGTTGTTGCTTATACCTGCAACATTAACAACGTCAATTTATTGCTGTCGCCAAATATTTGGTGGAGAATATTTGTTCATGGCTACATATAAGCAAAACTTAAGTTAtagccgttcccaatattccaTTTTTGTGTTGATTGAGGATTTGCTTCTTAGAGATGGAATTTACaaattagccccatacaagtaatgtcaaattgaATCTCTAGTTAGCAAAGCCacaaatagataaaatattggtaccGGTGGTTAGTAAATAGATGTGTAATGTACTGACTGGTGTTGGGCGGGCGGCGCGTGGTGTTGCGGTTGTCGTCGGCGGGCCAGGCGGGCGGCGCGTTGACGTAGTCGCGGTAGTCGGGCGGCGGGCGCTCGGCGCGGGCGTCGCGGATGGCGTCGCGGTTGGCGTAGTCGTCGGCGTAGTCGTCGCAGAGCGAGTCGCGGTTGGCGTAGTCGCGCAGCGCGTCGCGGTTCACGTAGTCGTCGTGCGCGCCCGCCAGAGGGCTCTCGCTCTCTCTGCGTACGAAACACCAACATGAGAAAAGCCAGCTCTTGCCAACTCTGAAACCCAAGTGCGGCTCTAGCTAGTGCGGGACGTGCATACGGAAAGCACTACTGTGCTACAGACTACATACAAACACATTAACATACAATACAAACTACTTATTACATGCAAATTTATACTACTGGGATAATTTAATCATGCCATTTTACTACGTAATCCAAACTACTACATTTACCAAAATTACAGGAAAATAATCTACTTATACGCAAATACGATTACTACACATGCACAACTACAGTACAacacaaattacataattcagATGTTGGATACTCATATTTACAGACACATACGGTGCAATAAAGCGTCAATAAAAATCTGcttaaaaatcatgaaataaagATGAACAAGTTTTTAGACTCtattaaattatgttcaaaagtAGAATAAATTGTACTTGTGTAATATAATACAGTAGCGGTACATACCTGGTGGATTGCGCAGAGTGTTGGTGGTTGAGATGCGTGTACTGCGGCTGCTGCTGATGCTGGTGGTGGTTCGCGTTCACCGGCTGACAAACACAAACAACACTcattcaattataatattacatcaCCCATTGTATGTGGCACATAAAATTTATTCAAGTTTTGCGATTTCTGAATCGAAAAAGAAAGAAGTCCACAATGGGattatttattacgtttttatACTAGCGGGATTTCCTAGCATTCACGAAACAACAAATTGACAAATTGTGCATAAGATTGCGAAAACAACCAAAGCCACGCTGTGCTTCCCATTTTGTTTGCGAGGGttacatttacatttttgaacagCCCTACCAACAAGTATGAATATCCAGGGGTAGCTGACCGACAAACATTGCTGTATATCTATCTTACGGATGCTATTGAGCAAGAAATGTATAAACCATATCGAAAGTGCCATAATTTTGCGATTCTGCCAGTTTCCTAGTTGACATTTGAGCAAAATTGTCCCTTAGACTCCATGAAATAGAGTGAGTGATATAGTTACCGGATGTGGTCGGCGGCGCAGACTGCCGGAGGACGAGCTCTGGCTGGAGGCGCCGGCCGCGCTGTGCTCCGACGTCGCGGAGTTCGACTTCGAGCTGTCCCCACCTGAACGCTCCTCCGCTGTCTCTTCGCTGTCGCCTGCAAGTGTACAACAGAACTAAGATTAACTGCAAGCTCGAATTATGGAATCCCACGTAAATGTgagatatgttttattttggggAAGATGTTGGTGTTCATCATAAATATTGCTCCATATCTTGATGTGTTACTttgttctaaaattataatgttgaaaacttaaataaaacagtacTCCATCATTTGAAACAATACGAAAACAGCATGTGACAATATCATCTTTGGTGAACGATAAAAAGGTCAGACACGCGCTACGAAAGTGGGTCaagtgtttataaatataaagataacaATCAGTACATACCAATAGCGCTCTCGTTATCAGCGTCCACCATCAGTATCTTCTTCATCTTCCTGTAGTTGAGATTGTCGAGGTCCCGCACGGCCGCCTTGGTCCGCTGTATGAGGTCCACGAGCACGTTGGGTGACCGCGGCCGCGTGATGAAGGGATGCGACAGGAGCTTCGTAGAGGACGGTCGATCCTGCGGGTTCTTCTGTAGGCACGCCTCCACGAAGTAGCGGAATGTGTCCGTCCATTCTGGAGCCTGCAACACGTACTTTATTGTATATAAATTTTTGGTTAGAAAtcacataaacaaacaataaaaaaacaaaacaacacacaAAGAATCCAATTGGCAAGCATGAAAACAGATATTCAttagaattttgaaataacaacTATGAATAACGATATAAGTGTTCAAATGTAATGATAGTTACCTGTAAGGTGGGCGAGTCGTTCTGAGCGATGTGGTAGAGCGCGGACATAGCGTTCATGTTGAAGTAGGGAGGCTTGCGCTCCGCCAGCTCGATACACGTGATGCCTAGCGACCACACGTCCACCTGGAAACAAAGCACAACCACAGATGTAGCTTTTGAAGGGTAGTCACCGGtcttaatattttcttcttaaacTACATATAAAACATGCCATAATAATTGAACCTTCAAAAtaagtgttaaaataattaagatgaGCAGAGCAACTTTGTAGATACAAGTACTACGTAGTTCAGGTTAGTCACTACCCTTAAGCTTCTTTTGATTGAATTGAACAGCGGACTGACCTTTCCATCATACTGTCCCTCGTCCATGGCGAGTATGACCTCCGGCGCCATCCAGTAGGGCGTGCCGACGAAGCTGTTGGCGGGGCACTTGATGCTGGCGCTGCCGAAGTCGGCCAGCTTGACCGTGCCGTTCTCGGTGAGCAGGATGTTGCCCGCCTTGATGTCGCGGTGGATGCGGCCCAGGCTGTGCAGGTACGACAGCCCGCACACCACGCCCTCGCAGATCGCCGCGATCTCCTCCTCTCGTAGCGGCCGTTTGTGTACCTAGAATCAAGTGATTTTATTCATttctgtttgttattttatttatccgcAGTAGCAGTTTGTTGCTATTTATGAATCCTTCAATTGCAATGGTTAGGTACTTCAATTATGATGAATTCTTATTGCAGAAATAAGTATCATGTTACTCCTATTAGAGACTTCCAATCAGTTCACTTCCTATAACAATGTTAAATACTAGCTAATTGAGATTTATTATGATGAATTGTGGTTACATAAAGACATCCATGTAGTGCTCTAGAATGATGAGTACTGGCCTATAACAACTGCATACAATAGCTAACGATACGAATGCAATGAGAGTCAAGGGAAGCACGATCCACGATGTCGGAAGTCAGATTGTGTTATGTAACACAAAAACAGGAAACAATATGACattatatgatatttatttaattagcaTGTAGCGCGCGTCGGCACGCGGCTTGCATTCATTAGACGACTAGCGGGGGCCCCGACACCACTTGACATTTTTGAGGAAAGCATTTTACATTGTATATATTGATATTTGATCTGACCGTGGTCCTCTGGCTGAGCGGTCCAATTTACTAGATtcattacttacctatgtatgttgtaCATGACATAAGGTTGCAATAGAATATCACATGAAGGTGGGCACTCCCtcataaactattataaatattggaagctatacattttttttttttcacatatttattcaatgcttgagttagaCAAGTTacgtagggtgagtgctagctagcatgtggtggattttataaatcatttttaaatgtaattttattttatgacaatattgcgtattgcatactgcaatatactcattgtactttgttgaaaggttcttttaacctacagacagacaagtgttgctggggagtttgttgcgccacttcttcttcccagcaaaaacacataagaagtggtgaagggtgggcgttttgggggctgtcttatgtaattttttttctgacgttcgaaaagtgctgttttgcagccaagtttgaataaataagttttgattttgattttgattttgacccAATACCGAAGTGACCTTGTATCTGACGCAATAGAAAGGATTTTCCGAAATCGACTTCTTGAGTGAAACAATGATGGTTTTTTGAAAGTAAGTCAAATGCTTAAGATTAACATAACACAGGAGAATGGTCGCATCCTGCTGAGCTCCTCTTACATAATTATGAGCTTTTACATAAGGGCGCGAGTTTAAGTATGTATAGAAATTGGAAAGCGTCAGATTCTGTTTCTATTAGATTAATTATGAGCGAAACAAATCTGTATTTAGAACATAAGCCCCAAGAAACATTCCGTGTTCTTCTCTTATCTACAAAACGTGCAATAAATACGTTTGTTCATTGTTGTAAGGGAGCTACCGTGTTGCGCAATATCCAGCCTGGTGACTGATGGACAGCAATGTCTAACTATAGGGTCCCGTTTAACATTTGGTtagggaaccctaaaaaatggtAATCTTGTTCTTATCGAGTGTGCTGCATGTTTAATCACccaacaagccctagtgtcagagttgtctcaaatccgcctgatggcctctgacgtggaattaaACTTCAACTTCTACTGGTGGTAATaaagtacaataataaatatggtaCTGGTATAATATGTGACTAAAATGTGGATTCAGGATTGAGAATGCGTAATACATAAGTTGATTTGAATTTCTTCTGGGAAATCAAAGATAACAAACACACAATATGAGCGTTAGAATAATAATTTCGGATGCAAGTTATTCACTATGTAGTGTAGTTTATTAGTCATTGAGATTCCGAGAATATTGAGTatgcagtttattttttcattcaacatattatttttctgtttaggAATATGAAACCTGTACTTAAAGAGTGGGTAAAATATGTGGCCAAGACGAAACATGCAAGGCAACGAAATATTAAGTATGTAGAACATATGTTAAGATTTGGAGCTATTTGTAATGTTGAAACTAATTTTAACTCGGCGTCATTGTAGAAATGTAAAGTCTTACCTCATTAATAGTAAACTTTCAATCAATACTTTAAGGACAAGTGCAGCACTTGCCTGACTCATCAAAATTTGAATTTGAGTCAAGCACGAACATTGATTCATATTCAATACGGTTTGAAATCCGTTATTACGTAAACTCGATTTGCTAGGTCAAGGACAAATATTCATCTCGCAATACAGTAGTTTCTGGCAATATCATTGACTAAATTTCGTATGCGACTTAGTTCCGCCCGCGggaactacatatgtatgtctATCTACTATATCCCGAACCCCGAAAAATGCCCTGTTACGTCTACGTCTCAATCTGTTGTGTTGTGCTGCCTGTGAATCTTACTCCTCTTGCATTTATAACAGTATGGAGTATTCGCCCTGTACTCAATTGAAGGAAACTCAATTAACTATGTTGTATACCGATTTATAGGTACGTGACGAATCTGTTGCAACTAATAGAGAAAGCTAATTCTAAACGAATATTAAGTTTGAGTAATAGAATTTGGCAAATGAATGCTAAAGGAATCAGATGACGTCCATATGTATGAATAATACTATATTTCTTAAGTGTTTGGTAGTTCGTAAGTGATTCACAccttcaattaatttattatattattaaaatgtccactttatctatattttatttatctatgtatccttatattttattaggatGATTCATTGACGAATTGCTTCTGTAGTATGTAAATACTTTCAAGTCCTCATCCTTATTAGCTTAGTGGATTAGCCGAAgattaatatgataattttgttaaagtttcCATAGTAAATAACTTCTAAAGTAGTGAGgtgttacaaaaaaagttaaaccaAATTTTGAtactcataaaatattgtattcgaatttttatttatacatctgTTAAGTCagtaactttatttgtttgattaacttttaaattgaagtggtaataaaaatctatatttttgttaacccAGTTTAACCAGACCCAGTTGTGTCTAGAAATTTAGCATGGATAGTGTGTGTAACAACTAGTGAGACAGTGTGTGCAACACACTAGCTCTACCTATTTAATAGTCACATGGAACCTTGACTA encodes the following:
- the LOC110370879 gene encoding serine/threonine-protein kinase Tao isoform X5, whose protein sequence is MPRPGSLKDPDIAELFSRHDPEKIFEDLREIGHGSFGAVYYARCNLTKEIVAIKKMSYVGKQSEEKWQDILKEIKFLKQLEHPNTIEYKGCYKREHTAWLVMEYCVGSASDIIEVHKRPLREEEIAAICEGVVCGLSYLHSLGRIHRDIKAGNILLTENGTVKLADFGSASIKCPANSFVGTPYWMAPEVILAMDEGQYDGKVDVWSLGITCIELAERKPPYFNMNAMSALYHIAQNDSPTLQAPEWTDTFRYFVEACLQKNPQDRPSSTKLLSHPFITRPRSPNVLVDLIQRTKAAVRDLDNLNYRKMKKILMVDADNESAIGDSEETAEERSGGDSSKSNSATSEHSAAGASSQSSSSGSLRRRPHPPVNANHHQHQQQPQYTHLNHQHSAQSTRESESPLAGAHDDYVNRDALRDYANRDSLCDDYADDYANRDAIRDARAERPPPDYRDYVNAPPAWPADDNRNTTRRPPNTSISNNVSAAMSLVSEHGANNFATIRTTSIVTKQQKEHNQEMHEQMSGYKRMRREHQAALLKLEERCKADVDAHKAQLDREYEALLQQLSRDLERLQTKHAQELERKQKQNAAAEKKLIKDITARQEQDRKAFETQRKREYKANKERWKKELSMDDATPKRQRDATLQSQKDNLKQAEAAEEMRLVRSQREYLELELRRFRRRRMLALHHKEQELLREELNKRQNQLEQAHAMLLRHHEKTQELEYRQQKGVHALREEQLSNQHGTELANQREYMQRAEHELRKKHALQLKQQPKSLKQKEMQIRKQFRETCKIQTRQYKALKAQILQMTAKEHQKEVIKTLKDEKRRKLVLLGEQYDQSITEMLQKQTVRLDESQMMECQQLKMQLEHELDMLTAYQSKSKMQAEAQRNRERRELEERVAVRRALLEQKMESECAQFVAERAERTRLLHERHERDLDHFDSESARLGFSAMAIAEGSREGYGEEEQSLSGSMLSLAHSNSSASFAAGSL
- the LOC110370879 gene encoding serine/threonine-protein kinase Tao isoform X3; protein product: MPRPGSLKDPDIAELFSRHDPEKIFEDLREIGHGSFGAVYYARCNLTKEIVAIKKMSYVGKQSEEKWQDILKEIKFLKQLEHPNTIEYKGCYKREHTAWLVMEYCVGSASDIIEVHKRPLREEEIAAICEGVVCGLSYLHSLGRIHRDIKAGNILLTENGTVKLADFGSASIKCPANSFVGTPYWMAPEVILAMDEGQYDGKVDVWSLGITCIELAERKPPYFNMNAMSALYHIAQNDSPTLQAPEWTDTFRYFVEACLQKNPQDRPSSTKLLSHPFITRPRSPNVLVDLIQRTKAAVRDLDNLNYRKMKKILMVDADNESAIGDSEETAEERSGGDSSKSNSATSEHSAAGASSQSSSSGSLRRRPHPPVNANHHQHQQQPQYTHLNHQHSAQSTRVGKSWLFSCWCFVRRESESPLAGAHDDYVNRDALRDYANRDSLCDDYADDYANRDAIRDARAERPPPDYRDYVNAPPAWPADDNRNTTRRPPNTSISNNVSAAMSLVSEHGANNFATIRTTSIVTKQQKEHNQEMHEQMSGYKRMRREHQAALLKLEERCKADVDAHKAQLDREYEALLQQLSRDLERLQTKHAQELERKQKQNAAAEKKLIKDITARQEQDRKAFETQRKREYKANKERWKKELSMDDATPKRQRDATLQSQKDNLKQAEAAEEMRLVRSQREYLELELRRFRRRRMLALHHKEQELLREELNKRQNQLEQAHAMLLRHHEKTQELEYRQQKGVHALREEQLSNQHGTELANQREYMQRAEHELRKKHALQLKQQPKSLKQKEMQIRKQFRETCKIQTRQYKALKAQILQMTAKEHQKEVIKTLKDEKRRKLVLLGEQYDQSITEMLQKQTVRLDESQMMECQQLKMQLEHELDMLTAYQSKSKMQAEAQRNRERRELEERVAVRRALLEQKMESECAQFVAERAERTRLLHERHERDLDHFDSESARLGFSAMAIAEGSREGYGEEEQSLSGSMLSLAHSNSSASFAAGSL